A DNA window from Betta splendens chromosome 6, fBetSpl5.4, whole genome shotgun sequence contains the following coding sequences:
- the nr2f2 gene encoding COUP transcription factor 2 isoform X2, with product MAMVVWRGSQDDVADTQGTLSSQTQGGLSLPTPQPGQLNLTASQVAPPTPQTPVQGPPNNTQSTPTNQTTQQSEKQPQHIECVVCGDKSSGKHYGQFTCEGCKSFFKRSVRRNLTYTCRANRNCPIDQHHRNQCQYCRLKKCLKVGMRREAVQRGRVPPTQPHHGQFALTNGDPLHCHSYLSGYISLLLRAEPYPTSRYGSQCMQPNNIMGIENICELAARMLFSAVEWARNIPFFPDLQITDQVALLRLTWSELFVLNAAQCSMPLHVAPLLAAAGLHASPMSADRVVAFMDHIRIFQEQVEKLKALHVDSAEYSCLKAIVLFTTDACGLSDVAHVESLQEKSQCALEEYVRSQYPNQPTRFGKLLLRLPSLRTVSSSVIEQLFFVRLVGKTPIETLIRDMLLSGSSFNWPYMPIQ from the exons ATGGCAATGGTAGTGTGGAGAGGCTCCCAGGACGATGTGGCTGACACCCAAGGCACCCTTTCCTCGCAGACCCAAGGAGGACTATCTCTACCCACTCCTCAACCAGGCCAGTTGAATCTGACAGCCTCTCAGGTCGCCCCTCCGACCCCTCAGACTCCCGTCCAAGGACCCCCGAACAACACGCAGTCCACGCCGACGAACCAGACGACGCAGCAGTCGGAGAAGCAGCCGCAGCACATCGAATGCGTGGTGTGCGGGGATAAGTCGAGCGGCAAACACTATGGCCAGTTTACCTGCGAGGGCTGCAAGAGCTTCTTCAAACGGAGCGTACGACGGAACCTCACTTACACATGCCGTGCCAACAGGAATTGTCCAATCGACCAGCACCACCGCAATCAGTGTCAGTACTGCCGCCTCAAAAAATGCCTTAAAGTCGGCATGAGACGGGAAG CCGTGCAAAGGGGACGGGTGCCACCCACACAGCCACACCACGGTCAGTTCGCCTTGACAAATGGAGACCCACTCCACTGCCATTCCTACTTATCCGGATATATCTCTCTTCTGCTGAGAGCGGAGCCCTACCCAACGTCCCGGTATGGCAGTCAGTGCATGCAGCCCAACAACATAATGGGCATCGAGAACATTTGTGAACTAGCAGCCAGGATGCTCTTCAGTGCCGTGGAGTGGGCCAGGAATATTCCCTTCTTTCCAGACCTTCAGATAACCGACCAGGTGGCTCTGCTGAGGTTGACGTGGAGTGAGTTATTTGTGCTCAACGCCGCGCAGTGCTCCATGCCGCTGCATGTGGCTCCCCTCCTGGCGGCGGCTGGCCTTCACGCCTCCCCCATGTCCGCGGACAGAGTGGTGGCCTTTATGGACCACATTAGGATCTTCCAAGAACAAGTGGAAAAGCTCAAAGCTTTGCACGTTGACTCTGCCGAATATAGCTGCTTAAAGGCAATTGTGCTCTTCACCACAG ATGCTTGTGGCCTCTCAGATGTGGCCCATGTGGAAAGTTTGCAGGAGAAGTCCCAGTGCGCCCTGGAGGAATATGTCCGGAGCCAGTACCCCAACCAGCCAACACGGTTTGGGAAGTTGTTACTCCGCTTGCCTTCCCTCCGCACAGTCTCTTCCTCGGTCATAGAACAATTATTTTTCGTCCGATTGGTAGGTAAAACCCCAATTGAAACTCTCATCAGGGATATGTTGCTTTCGGGGAGCAGTTTTAACTGGCCGTACATGCCAATTCAGTAA
- the nr2f2 gene encoding COUP transcription factor 2 isoform X1, with the protein MAMVVWRGSQDDVADTQGTLSSQTQGGLSLPTPQPGQLNLTASQVAPPTPQTPVQGPPNNTQSTPTNQTTQQSEKQPQHIECVVCGDKSSGKHYGQFTCEGCKSFFKRSVRRNLTYTCRANRNCPIDQHHRNQCQYCRLKKCLKVGMRREVSLFTAAVQRGRVPPTQPHHGQFALTNGDPLHCHSYLSGYISLLLRAEPYPTSRYGSQCMQPNNIMGIENICELAARMLFSAVEWARNIPFFPDLQITDQVALLRLTWSELFVLNAAQCSMPLHVAPLLAAAGLHASPMSADRVVAFMDHIRIFQEQVEKLKALHVDSAEYSCLKAIVLFTTDACGLSDVAHVESLQEKSQCALEEYVRSQYPNQPTRFGKLLLRLPSLRTVSSSVIEQLFFVRLVGKTPIETLIRDMLLSGSSFNWPYMPIQ; encoded by the exons ATGGCAATGGTAGTGTGGAGAGGCTCCCAGGACGATGTGGCTGACACCCAAGGCACCCTTTCCTCGCAGACCCAAGGAGGACTATCTCTACCCACTCCTCAACCAGGCCAGTTGAATCTGACAGCCTCTCAGGTCGCCCCTCCGACCCCTCAGACTCCCGTCCAAGGACCCCCGAACAACACGCAGTCCACGCCGACGAACCAGACGACGCAGCAGTCGGAGAAGCAGCCGCAGCACATCGAATGCGTGGTGTGCGGGGATAAGTCGAGCGGCAAACACTATGGCCAGTTTACCTGCGAGGGCTGCAAGAGCTTCTTCAAACGGAGCGTACGACGGAACCTCACTTACACATGCCGTGCCAACAGGAATTGTCCAATCGACCAGCACCACCGCAATCAGTGTCAGTACTGCCGCCTCAAAAAATGCCTTAAAGTCGGCATGAGACGGGAAG TTTCTCTTTTTACTGCAGCCGTGCAAAGGGGACGGGTGCCACCCACACAGCCACACCACGGTCAGTTCGCCTTGACAAATGGAGACCCACTCCACTGCCATTCCTACTTATCCGGATATATCTCTCTTCTGCTGAGAGCGGAGCCCTACCCAACGTCCCGGTATGGCAGTCAGTGCATGCAGCCCAACAACATAATGGGCATCGAGAACATTTGTGAACTAGCAGCCAGGATGCTCTTCAGTGCCGTGGAGTGGGCCAGGAATATTCCCTTCTTTCCAGACCTTCAGATAACCGACCAGGTGGCTCTGCTGAGGTTGACGTGGAGTGAGTTATTTGTGCTCAACGCCGCGCAGTGCTCCATGCCGCTGCATGTGGCTCCCCTCCTGGCGGCGGCTGGCCTTCACGCCTCCCCCATGTCCGCGGACAGAGTGGTGGCCTTTATGGACCACATTAGGATCTTCCAAGAACAAGTGGAAAAGCTCAAAGCTTTGCACGTTGACTCTGCCGAATATAGCTGCTTAAAGGCAATTGTGCTCTTCACCACAG ATGCTTGTGGCCTCTCAGATGTGGCCCATGTGGAAAGTTTGCAGGAGAAGTCCCAGTGCGCCCTGGAGGAATATGTCCGGAGCCAGTACCCCAACCAGCCAACACGGTTTGGGAAGTTGTTACTCCGCTTGCCTTCCCTCCGCACAGTCTCTTCCTCGGTCATAGAACAATTATTTTTCGTCCGATTGGTAGGTAAAACCCCAATTGAAACTCTCATCAGGGATATGTTGCTTTCGGGGAGCAGTTTTAACTGGCCGTACATGCCAATTCAGTAA
- the nr2f2 gene encoding COUP transcription factor 2 isoform X3, with the protein MHPATDESAAYAFAVQRGRVPPTQPHHGQFALTNGDPLHCHSYLSGYISLLLRAEPYPTSRYGSQCMQPNNIMGIENICELAARMLFSAVEWARNIPFFPDLQITDQVALLRLTWSELFVLNAAQCSMPLHVAPLLAAAGLHASPMSADRVVAFMDHIRIFQEQVEKLKALHVDSAEYSCLKAIVLFTTDACGLSDVAHVESLQEKSQCALEEYVRSQYPNQPTRFGKLLLRLPSLRTVSSSVIEQLFFVRLVGKTPIETLIRDMLLSGSSFNWPYMPIQ; encoded by the exons ATGCATCCCGCTACGGACGAATCAGCAGCATATGCATTTG CCGTGCAAAGGGGACGGGTGCCACCCACACAGCCACACCACGGTCAGTTCGCCTTGACAAATGGAGACCCACTCCACTGCCATTCCTACTTATCCGGATATATCTCTCTTCTGCTGAGAGCGGAGCCCTACCCAACGTCCCGGTATGGCAGTCAGTGCATGCAGCCCAACAACATAATGGGCATCGAGAACATTTGTGAACTAGCAGCCAGGATGCTCTTCAGTGCCGTGGAGTGGGCCAGGAATATTCCCTTCTTTCCAGACCTTCAGATAACCGACCAGGTGGCTCTGCTGAGGTTGACGTGGAGTGAGTTATTTGTGCTCAACGCCGCGCAGTGCTCCATGCCGCTGCATGTGGCTCCCCTCCTGGCGGCGGCTGGCCTTCACGCCTCCCCCATGTCCGCGGACAGAGTGGTGGCCTTTATGGACCACATTAGGATCTTCCAAGAACAAGTGGAAAAGCTCAAAGCTTTGCACGTTGACTCTGCCGAATATAGCTGCTTAAAGGCAATTGTGCTCTTCACCACAG ATGCTTGTGGCCTCTCAGATGTGGCCCATGTGGAAAGTTTGCAGGAGAAGTCCCAGTGCGCCCTGGAGGAATATGTCCGGAGCCAGTACCCCAACCAGCCAACACGGTTTGGGAAGTTGTTACTCCGCTTGCCTTCCCTCCGCACAGTCTCTTCCTCGGTCATAGAACAATTATTTTTCGTCCGATTGGTAGGTAAAACCCCAATTGAAACTCTCATCAGGGATATGTTGCTTTCGGGGAGCAGTTTTAACTGGCCGTACATGCCAATTCAGTAA